atatattataaaatgtatatttctctattttcattttagtcgTTTACTTTTGAGAGTCAACAAAGATACGTATCTATTttctcaatatattttattatcttatttatttttgatacttttaagaaaaagacGTTCAATTGCCAACAAATTAAAtgacacattttaaatattattgatttttttttcaacgctattaaaattaataacattagaaaaatcaaaatcaacggTCGAGAAAATCAAGTCTATCCAATTATATGCTTACACGTGTATTAATATATGATTAAGATGTTAATGTAGTGAAGGACCCCTCAAATAATCTTCACTAAAGAAATAATAGAGTCaaataaaatgtctttttcttttttaaaataaaaatgaagataaataaatataaatataagaaagTCAATGTAGCTTAATCTACGTGGTCCAATGAAAACGCGTTGTGTGGGGCATACTAAAGTTACGAACGGGTGTGGAAATCCATGAATTTTGGGACACGTGTTTACATATGATTTGAACTACACATGCACGTACATCTTGTGTACGGtgtaattttcaataattaaattaaattataaatttaaaaaacttctCGATTATTgtgtaattttgtttattctccttaattttattttattaaactaatCTAATTCTcttatatcatattattatatgtttttatttataactttttggaaaaagaaaaaaaaactcattattttaatattattatgtatttattcactaatgttttctttaaaaaattaaatcttgtgaaaattgatttatttatttattgtaataagaaaaaaagtattaattaattgattactgattattattttaattaattagttaataatGTTAATAATTGAGATTAGAGTAAACCAGACAAAGCCAGTTGTTTTGTATTTCctccatttgatttttttttcatttttgctaaaaaaaatatcatttttcacgtctttatttgtttcaatcttttgaaatgttatatttttgttgattattaattgatttgtGACATTAGTTTCTTTAAAAGAgcgtttttttaaaattgtattctTACTCTGAACACGAACAAAGCCACTTAAATTAGATATGAGTGATATTAATCCAACATAAAAGACAAAGTATACAAAGCCTAGCACGAAATAAGATGGGTAGCAACATGAAGGGAATCGGGCTACCAAACACGAGAGAAGTTCCTTAGTTGACTTCAGAGTGCGACCAAAGTTTATGATGTTTTGGTCTAGCTCGATCCAGTTCACTTTTGACCTAATTGaaattgtctgttttggtctgttacgtatcgttgtcagccttatgtttttaaaacgcgtttggtaggaagagattttcacacccttataagaattaCTTTGCTCCCCTATCCActcgatgtgaaatctcactcCATCTCATTCAAAGATATGTCATTGACTCATGTAATTTACCGTTAGCCTTATTGCATTTTTGggaattcaaataaaagaacGGGAGAAACTAAAAGGAAAGATGAATGCAATAACATTGAAGTACTACACCAACGTGTAAGTTTCTTTTAGGTTGCCGGACACGTTCTctcttaaacaaaatttaccaTTACTATTCGCGAAGAACGAGTGCATTACCCTATTTAGACTTTGGCAACCACGAGTTTTATTTACTTAGACTTTGGTAacgttaaaaattattttaatttcaaaaaaagaaaattttaatttacaaatattttttttctaaaaagaacataagaaaatttttagatgttgaaatagattaaaaaatttcaaaatgttaaatttcattaattcataaaacatCTTTAAGTGACTGAGCAACTTTataaccaaaatttaattacttaaattaaaatatttgatgaacTTCCCAAaggtgtttgtttgtgaaaaaatttcatttatattggccaatatatatttatttagaaaaatgatgtACTAAAGTTTTGGATCCAGTGCAGCACTACTTGTCCTACTCATTTCGattaaaacaaattcaaaatacatGACCCAATACCCCAACCACGCAAGTGTTGGGCCCAAAATTCCCATTCTTTATCTTTCGTTCCGACCCAGTTCtcatatccaaaaaaaaaaaaagggaaattgaaagaaagaggTTGACAAGAAAACGAGAAAAGATCCAGATTATTGATGTCCAGAAGCATAGTACAGAAGGCATTAAACAGCAGTTAAGATAACAAGAGTAAAATAACAACATCCAAAGTTCTCTGGACATAACAGGGattagagaagaagatggtACCCTACCATCTGTACCGAGGCCATTCTTGGAAGCCACTGAAGAAGAAGGGTCGGTGGTGAAATGTGATGGCAGAAAAATCACTTCCACTTCTTGAATTTGCCACCACCATGCTTCCCATGTTTGTGCTTCCCAAACTTCCCCTGCTTGAACTTTCCATGGTGCTTGAATTTTCCACCATGACCATGACCATAACCATGACCATGACCATGACCATATTGAGCAACGCCGTGGGGGTAATGACCAGCACCATGGGCGACATGGTGAGCTCCATATGCAGCTGCTGCAGCGGCAGCACCACCTGCCAGCATTCCTGCTACACCGTGACCTgcatttaagaatatttggaATCAGTAACTGTATACAAGTTATGCAATATAACCATAAACAGGATTAGGATACTCCAATGTTCCTGGGAAATTTTACTGAAGTTTTGCTTCAAAACAATTCTGTTGCTTACAGCAGCTTTCGGTCGAGGTAATCGAAATTATAAACCttacttaataaaaataacgaACTAATGATCTAACAAGTTTTCCAGACGATTATATgtaaaaaaaggataaatacCTGAATGGTGTGGAGCAGAGGGTCCAGGATATGCACCAGGAGGATAGCCAGCTGGGGGGTAACCTTGGGCGGGGGGATATCCTTGGGGTGGATAGCCATGAGATGGAGGATACCCTCCAGGTGGGGGATACCCTCCAGGTGGTGGATAGCCTCCAGGCGGAGGATATCCCCCAGGAGGAGGATATCCAGCTCCATGAGCAACACCATGAGCCAGATGCGAGAATAAACCTTTGTCAGATTCGTCATGTTTATCTTTTCCACCCCCCATGGTTTATCAGCTAATAATAACTGAGAAATTGACAACAAACAGTcatatatatgaatatatcAAATCTTTTTATGGATCTGAACATAGTCCAGTATCAATTAGGGACGAAAAGATCTTGTATATTCAGGTAAATGCAACATCTATATTGATATACCATACAGGTCTAAGCCCCGTAGTAGTTTAACATATTATGATGTCCTAACAAAACTTCTACACAGTTAAGAACATCGAAAacagaggagaaagaaagatattCATGGACGAGGACAAACTTTTCcctaaaaatgttttttaagaGCGGCAAAGTTAATGTAATATTTCTACCATGGAAATTTAAATGAGACAAATTTAGACAGAACTTTAAAATCTCAACTCACGTAtacaattcttttaaactaAAGTGAACTTCATATTTGCATCCTATATAATATCACTTCTAAAGATATTTGAGATTCAACTTTCCGTAAGAGCGATGAAGACCGAGCATGACACAAAAATTGTTCGCATAAGACTAAGACTTACGCATTCGCAACCGATCACCGATTCAGAACGCGTAATCAATCACCGATTGTAAATTCACGATCTCAGCATATAACACACAGTCCAAAGCGCAGACACATACACAAACACATTTGAAATCAACATTCAAGACTTCCAATCCAAAACATTACCAATCCGGTATGGAGATTCCAAGgatcaaacaacaaaaatcaatTCACAATTCATTAGAACAAATTTCTCCATTAAAAATCCACTACACACACCATAAATCATCATATTTCAACCAAAAGCTTCACCTAAAATCACGAATTCCAGATTCACAACAAATAAGGTAAAATCAAAGCATACATCCGCTACCGATACATATTTAGAGTTCCGATTTCTCTCTAACACACAGTTCAAAGCAAACTTCGAATCCATAGAAAACTCGTagacgagagagagagaacttACCAATGAAATGAGCGATTTGGTTCTTGAAAGAGAGACGAggagaattgaaattttgaagaattccTTATATGAGCGacgagaaataaaatatatatttttttttgtttttttttttccttcattttatCGCGCAAAGATAAAGTTAACGCGATTTCGACGCGTTCGAATATTCAAACAAACGCCTCTTTCGACACGTGGCACTCATGTATTCGTCACACTTTCAATATATCtgttaatattaaattttctttttggataaaATTCTAATGGCTTGATTTAGATCTgtaccaaaaataatattaattttagatcataattttaattttaattccgcaaaatttaaattaatatattcctaaaataaagtttcaattaaaattttgagtaagaaaataacaaaaaaattatttttattatttttttaaaatataaaattataaagttttttttttaattcatcaatATGTGGACACGAGAATTCGAAGTTGATAGCGTATGGTCAATTGAATGAtcgttaatttattaatatctaaaaaagTAGACCCATTtgactatttaaaaaatagtaataaatatattgttaaaccaacctaatttttaacctattttttaattcatagattttatttatatatatataaaaaaaggaagcaaatatcctataataaaataaatttgatggaaTCAACTTGGAAGGGCCATCAAGAACGTGAATAAATGCCATCCCCACATACCATGATCAAGacatgaaatttcaaataaataaatatctcaaGAGAAGCCCACTTCGGGGGATGGCTTTATAGAGCTTTGACTTTTCGAGTATATCTACATAaaaaacccaccactagtagatattgtttgctttaacCCGTTATATATTGTCGTCattctcacgattttaaaacgctatCTACCGCagaaagattttcacactcttataaagaatattttgtccTCCTCTCCAATTAATATAGAATCTGGCACAAGTTCATTGAATATTTATTGgacacaaatataaaaaatttattcgatgaagaattgaaagttcaagaatttattagatacaaatttaaagattaaattgataatttaattaatattgtaaaagaaaatctagaagggatttttttcaagtacatccaaaataattaatttatttggtaaAAGAATATGTGAATTGTGGTGTGGTGGTTGGTTGGTTTGGACCTTTggatatataattattacaatttatGAGTAATTTACAAGTTAATTCTGTTTAGAAATTAAAGCCTGGTTGAAAATTAGGAGTGGAATTGGATTTAGTCAAAAAAGATACACTATTGTTATTAAGTTTATTcaagttgaaaattattttaactttattttaatgttcgattatttaaattaagccTCTTGATAAATgggaatataaaatttatataaaatacaaaatgacatttctttttatcccttcctttcaaattttcaatttgaacCTCAATAGAGCacgaataaattatttttaatagatatttctttttacaatattccaattattgatatttgttgcaaaattcattaattctATTGGCAAATAGTTAAATAGTAATAACTCAATGATGAATGGGCTTGACTCGATTTTTGGTTGGAGTGAATGTTGAGTGGTCATCGAGTTTGAACTTTTGACCTTAGAAGATTTTGGCTCGAGGGGACGAAGGTTAGAGATAAGAAGGAACAATAGAGCAAAAAGGTCAAATATATCTTCATTGTTTTCATCTATATCTTCGGggaataattttttacttttttaattcattatttctaATCAACTTTTTCACATTTTAtcacttttttaaattaataaatacaaagatTAACAACgaatattatatcattgacCAAGAGGTGAATGATCGAATTTCCCTCGGATACATTCCAATTTCCAATTTCATTTCCCAAAAATTATAAGACCAAAATAAACTCTCTATCCTCAACTACATTTACGTCCCAATAGGGAATGGGATGGACCCGTTCCCATGGGAGTTTCCATCCATGCCTAGActcccaaaataaaaattttaaatgggtGCAATTCACGTTCCTAGAACTCTAATTTTGCCAATATGACAatctttttaaatcatttggTTCCCTATTTAAAcacttttacattttttttttacagtcACATCTATCAGTAATATATATCAGTAATATAATGATAGATGtaaattaatgaaacattCTATCAATAATATACATCTATCACAACAAGTAAAGGTTGGTCTAGAGATCAATTAGAGAAAAATTACCTAGAATGAGTAAACCATTGTAATTGACTACCTAAGATTTAATATCCAACAAGTTACCTGGCCAACTAAATATGGTGGGATCATTGGGCTGTTTCACAAGAATAGTCGATCTGCTGAAAGCTGGTAGATATCAAagatcaataataataacattaataatattaatagatGGTAAGATCAATTGgatttgcttcttttttttcttcttttctctcgCAAATATAAAATGTTGTTATGAAAAGCACCCTTTGAGAAATCCATGTCTCGTGGGCCGTAGGGCCAATTCCGTGGAGAAAGATTAGGATCCATACCCACAAGGGCCTAGGAGCAAAGGGGCAAAACGTAATTTTACTTAGTAATATGGTCAATTGGGGGAGAGAATTTACCTTGGTTAAAACCCGACCACTGCCCATTGCCATTGATGTCGGTTCTCAAATCAACCAATGGTCTACATCTAGTTAATGGATCGGCTTTTTACCTGCggaatagtttttaaaaaaaaccaattgaGAGATCTAATTGAATTGGATGAACAATTGcattaaaattcatttaatagAAAACCCTAAGATAACCATTTACAccaatatattaatttaaacccaAAACTAATACATGACAATTGTGAGCAACTTACCCCCCAAGTCACACTTTTAATCTATAAATCTGCTCTAAAGGTTGGGGGATGTATTGGGCTCAAAGCTGAGGAACCTTACAACTTTAAGAAGTCGAACCTATGTTAGATAGGTCCGTTTGCTTATCCTTCGATACAAGCACATAAACTTATGCTATAAAACTCACATTTTATATGAACTAACCTTTACAACAGTTTTTACAAGAAACAAGGATTTATATTccagaaaaaaggaagagaacaACCTAAGGGCCATAGGTAGATGGAATCCCAGCCCAAGGAACTAcctaaagagaaaaataattgatagtGAGACTATTCAGGACGGACTTTGCCAAAATCAATCTCCTAGCTTTTGAAAGAAGTCgggttctctctctctctctccccatTTATCTAACTTAGACTTGCTTTGTCCTCAAGCGAATCCCTGAAAGCAAACGATCGAAAATTTCCACCTAAAGGGAAGCTTAGATAATTACAAGGCAGTCTTTCCACAATGTAGTTGATATTCAACTTTTTGGATGTTGATGTTGGTGCCTATGAGGGGCAGTTTTCGCCTTATTCATAGCTAGTCCCAAACGAAGAAGCAACAGATTTATGATGGACTACCAAGCTTTTAACATTCCCATCTACATCATCACAAAAGAAAAGCGTGTCATTTGAAAGCGGGTAGTTTCTACCGACTGGTTTCTGACCAAGAATTCCCTCAAAACTCTACTATAAATTCGTGAACCAAACACATGTCCAGAGATACAAGCTTCTATAACTTATTCCTTTGTACAATCCAAATTCATTATGTAAATCCAAATTTCTTAACTAAGACATACTAAAATCAAGCTAAACGCACCTAGAGAACTTTCTAGGCATATATTCAACGCACGTCCACCCCTAAAAATCTAAACTCAATACCCTTTGGAAGTCATTtcatggaaataaataaagaaaaagaagaaatgggaaTCCTAAAAGTAGAGGCATTAGATCAGTGGGACCATGGCAATATAATCAAACATGGGGCCTGGATTCTCTGCGGCAGTCTGCCAGTGTCTAGTGATAAATTTAGACCGTTCACTCTTAATGGGTGCtctttttcactttctttttgttactAAAAAATGATAGATTAAAAATGAACCTAGATTGTccaattaaaaagaaaaataagtagaTGGCCTACAAGAAACCAGAGCGAATCCAGATAGATTATGGATGTCATGAGTGCCAATGTCATAAATTTCAGGTCAGATCAGCATATGCTATAAAGTAAAGGGAAGATAATCTATTCTTCCAGATTCAGCAAAAGTATGATTTTCAGGTCAGAACAACCCACAAGCGCACTTGAAATAAAGATGTCAAGATGAACGAAAAGCAAAACATGGAATTAGCAGAGAGACACTTTCTAATCAGTCCTTCACagatgaatttattaaatgagGCTCACAGGTAAGGCCGCAAGTGCGAGTCTAACAAAACCACAGAGCAGCTTCTAGTTCCATTCATGAACCCAAAGGCACACCCCTGCTGCAGTGACAGTGATATTGATTAGATTAAGCAAGATCAAAATCTGAAAAGCACAAGCCTTTTGAAGAGGAATAGAAGAGTATAAAGAAGTAACCAAAATGGTCAGAGCCTATCCACTTTGACCTCGTTTGATCTCATGCCTAACATAtaggaaaaggggaaaaaatcaTGTATATATAGAACATGGTTAAAGCTTAGCAAGGTATTTTCTGAATAAACATaaatcagaaaagaaaaagagcaaCGATGAAGGAAATGGATGAACAAAATCAGTGCAGAGGGATTCAGATTTAGGTTATGGACATAGATTCAGTGATTTCACGTGTTGTTAAACATGAAATAAACAATGGAAAAACAAGGTAAATCCCTGATGACCAGATATCTTTTTGATGTTCCATTTCCACATTTCTTAGACTTGGATCATTGAATTGGGGTAGAGAGAATTTTGTTAACCTCTGGCATCCCAACTCTGTCTTTACCATGTAGTGATGCTTTTAAGCTTTCCTCCTAGATCTCGTCCTTTCTGATCTCAGGGCTCTGCATACCAAAGAACTTTTCAACACATCTACCATGTCGAAAAGAAATACACCGCAAATATTTCTATCTTTTACAGAACAAGCCAAATCTACAATTAACGTGAGGCTAAAATAATTGATTGGGAACAGAAATTCAAGCAAGAACAATCCTATTTCAAGGATGAAATCTAAAACTTTAAGCCCAATAACTAAAAGGTATCGTGTATTATGAGTAATAATTTCAGTGTTTTAGGAGTATGCCAATAATTTAAAGCAACATTTGTTTGATTGTAAGATTTGCTTCCATCCAGTTTGACCAGTTTGAGTTCTTCAGGATCCCCAAGTTTGAACCGACCTTCTCCCCTTCTCTTCCCGAAGGAACAGTTAACTCAAATTCTCAACATACTAGATACCTGTTATAACACTTTCTTTATCTTTCAGTAATCAGAATACACAGAAATTTTTCATCtgctcaaacaaacaaaccactAAATTAATGAATCTCTTTTACTTCTCTCCAATTCCAGTCTCCCCCTTTCTCCCATAGGCGTTTGTCAATTTCTGCACTACAGTCacattcttccttttctttcaaaagtaCAACTACCACCTGCCACAAATCATTAATCTTAAAGGCTTAAAAGTTGCCCCAcaacatagttcaacattaAGATTGGAATATTATCTTACCAATCACTCTCAACCAACTTGTCTCTCTCCACTTGAACCCCATTCATTAAGAGGGAAATTTATAactttcaatagaaaaataattctactCGATGTCGTATCTTAAGGCAATATGATGATACGAATACTAAGGTAGTGGGAACAAGAATAAAGCAGATCGATCCCCTATTagcaaataatttttactcaACTAATCTGATAACAGAATATAACGTCTGAATAAGGATTTACATTAATGCAGTACCTAAAAGTCAGCACTAGATAAGACAATAGCAATCAAAAGATGTGTTTCGAAGCAAACAAACGTACAATGCAACTGATGTATTAACAAGAATTTACAGAACTAAAGACAAGTTCACAACAAGCAATAATAACAGCGATACATATACATCAGTACAAACTAGAAAGTAGAGGAAAAAGAGGCTGATCATAAAGAACGGGAAGCAGAAAGTAGTTGAACTCAGAAATTGAATCTCACATATACAATAAATTAGGTTTCCCTCATCGGAACATCACAACATAATAACCTAAGATCCAATACTTGAAGCAAGGGTAACCGTTCCTGAAATTGCCGAGTCGTAAAAATTTTCGAAAGGTATGAGGCAGACAATTTTATCAGCCACTAGTAACATAAAAATACTACAAAATCATGAACAAGAGATGAACCTGAGGTTGATCGAGCTTGAGGAACGTTGAAACTAAGATCGGAATTTCGCCGCGGGAAGAAACGAGAAGAATGCCGCGGAATTCCCAGAGATGAATATGCACATCCATTTACTCTCGGTAATGAATTTGTCCTAACCtaaaaaattactaataataaagtttaaaaataaaataaataaataaactaaattgttattttttaaaaaaattacacaatTTTAGtcgtattattttttaatatctataattaaattttaatattctaaacttttcctatttaataaGACATCaaacataaactaaattaaGATAGCACACAATTGAACTTAATGTAgtaattaaatctttttattatatttatacgACATAATTTGTTGATTCCACGAGCTATATTCTCGAAATATTCAATCtttcaatcaatttcaatatatatatatatattaaaatttcatgggtcataaaataaaaatatcttaaaactttttaataatttattttttaaattaagtattgactatttaaaagattataaatattttttttagacaaaatataaaatttacaattatttttattaatttagacataattttaaaaaaatgttgagagCCCAAGAGAAGCCCAAATCAAACGACATGTCGGCGCAGGTCTCATGCTTACGTGAGAGTGATTTCGTGATTGTGCGCGCGTGCCTTTTAAGCTAAATATTAtcgttgttattattattaatatgataAACTCAGATATACCTCTTTCCAATTATcaattattcctttttttcccACTTGCAATAGTTGCAAACAAAACCTAAaatctttattaattaattaatttatttattttattcatattgcGCCGACAAGTCACTcgtttatttatataatcacTTACGATTAAATTATTGGTCGTGTTTATGGGTTAGGTTTAATcagatattttttagattcaaCCTAATTATTCGAgttgtaaaattttcaacttaacgaatatatattttaagaaattatctgtgtattaaaaaaaaattatgagatgctcgagaataaataataaataaatatatttgcatggtaaaaatatctttttaaaaattaacaataaattcagGTCGGTTCAATTCAACCCAATCTAGTTTTATGGAAATCTATGAACCAAcctaattttgatttttcaagtcattaaattttttgaaaactcCCGACCACTAATTCAAATGATATCATGGCCAACTTAAAATggcataaataaaaaaaaatggggatACGTTTTTGCATTTCACCGACCACTTTTATTTGGAATAGATCCTCTTCCTAGCTCGAATATTCTTTGACATCACTAGGGTATTTCATCATAAATTTCGTCTTTGAATTTGAGGGTAAAAAGCTCGCTTGTTATACGGGATTCGACGTATCCAACTGAACGAAGCAGCATTCCATTTTTTTCGGGGGCATCCTTCAGCTACACTACACAACATGAATGACGGGTGGAGTTGAAACAGACAGAATCAATGTAAAAAATCTTTCTCGAGCTCAAGTACGGACAACTCGTGCTACTTTGAAATTCGATAGATGTTATAAATAATTGTCATCTACCTTCTCTTTTTAGATCAAGGTACTCATCTCATTCCCAATCACTAGTTTACATTATCTTAACGAGCACTAATTCAACTCGAACTCTTTCATTAGGGTTTTTATCTCTATCACGATTCTTATAATATCTTAGACaatctcttttaatttaataaagaatCTTACTGATTTCACGTGAAATGATGTTAGGAGGCGTGTTAAGTTGGGTCAAATAATACAGACAAAATCCATCAAACAATTCGATCATGTCATTTGATCCCACTTGAGAATGGTTAGTCGAGTTTGTTGGACAAGAAAGTAGCCGTTTTTTAAAGTATACACCCTAGATGTAGGGATAGAGAAACAATTATAAGCGtgttgaaaataagaaaatatatgacatttaaaattatgatctTCTCTTTTTCAACAATTTGTTCGATCTGAGAAAGtaagatttaattaaatatttaaagacaAAAACACGTGTTTGAGACTCGaact
This genomic window from Cucurbita pepo subsp. pepo cultivar mu-cu-16 chromosome LG01, ASM280686v2, whole genome shotgun sequence contains:
- the LOC111779303 gene encoding glycine-rich protein A3-like, translated to MGGGKDKHDESDKGLFSHLAHGVAHGAGYPPPGGYPPPGGYPPPGGYPPPGGYPPSHGYPPQGYPPAQGYPPAGYPPGAYPGPSAPHHSGHGVAGMLAGGAAAAAAAYGAHHVAHGAGHYPHGVAQYGHGHGHGYGHGHGGKFKHHGKFKQGKFGKHKHGKHGGGKFKKWK